In one window of Lynx canadensis isolate LIC74 chromosome A3, mLynCan4.pri.v2, whole genome shotgun sequence DNA:
- the LOC115511275 gene encoding pancreatic progenitor cell differentiation and proliferation factor-like, whose translation MAAIPSSGLLMAIHDYYRCLGSTASNSSCGGAEYPGEAIPHHPGPSKAGPGHWMASFFFGKSTLPFMATRSESPQASSDLIACDLTLEAMRKQQPGGQSGKANTEHQSPVPRGHWPSSGGARLIRAPPVPSSLHID comes from the coding sequence ATGGCAGCCATCCCCTCCAGCGGTTTGCTCATGGCCATCCACGACTATTACCGCTGCCTGGGTTCCACTGCCAGTAACAGCTCCTGTGGAGGTGCAGAGTATCCTGGGGAAGCCATCCCTCACCACCCCGGTCCCTCCAAGGCCGGCCCAGGTCACTGGATGGCAAGTTTCTTTTTTGGGAAGTCCACCCTCCCGTTCATGGCAACACGCTCAGAATCTCCCCAGGCCTCCAGCGACTTGATTGCCTGTGACTTGACTCTGGAAGCCATGAGGAAGCAGCAGCCTGGTGGCCAGTCTGGCAAAGCGAACACCGAACACCAGTCCCCAGTCCCGAGAGGCCACTGGCCCTCTTCAGGAGGCGCTAGGCTCATCAGagcccctcctgtcccctcctctctccacatAGACTAG